In Pseudomonas fakonensis, one DNA window encodes the following:
- a CDS encoding methyl-accepting chemotaxis protein has protein sequence MLLRQWSIAPRATSGFACIALMVALLGLFSLAKMEDIRDSATAMEKDWVPSIRIVDTIRENMLRIRTISLRVALDPNPANVDTYVGQYDARNKVLMQNIKDYEAFIDTPEETRLYQQFQRDFAVYQKGMADSFALARRGDTAALHKLVLVDMKPVVDGTGAQLAELGDLYGKGIEREGNLSAERYEQSRAIVIGVILLAALFTVALAWLLTRSIVQPLKDAVLAAKQVAEGNLSNAIVASGNDEVSQLQHSLAQMRDRLRDTLREISGSSTQLAAASEELHAVTEEAGRGITRQHDEIEQAATAVNEMSAAVDEVARNAVSTSEASRASTQSAQQGQARVSQTIEAISDLAEEVTASASLVEQLAEQSQEVGKVLDVIRAIAEQTNLLALNAAIEAARAGESGRGFAVVADEVRALAHRTQNSTQEIEQMVTLMRTGASQALSAMQTSSSRARNTQELAQSAGHALQEITSGISEMYERNLVIASAAEEQAQVAREVDRNLTNIRDLSVQSATGAQQTNASSQELSRLASGLNGLVKRFTL, from the coding sequence ATGCTTTTACGCCAATGGAGTATCGCGCCCCGGGCAACATCGGGGTTTGCATGCATCGCACTGATGGTGGCCCTGCTGGGCCTGTTCTCCCTCGCCAAGATGGAGGACATCCGCGACTCGGCCACGGCCATGGAGAAGGACTGGGTGCCGAGCATCCGCATCGTCGACACCATCCGCGAGAACATGCTGCGCATCCGCACCATCTCGCTGCGCGTGGCGCTGGACCCGAACCCGGCCAACGTCGACACCTACGTCGGCCAGTACGATGCCCGCAACAAGGTCCTGATGCAGAACATCAAGGACTACGAGGCGTTCATCGATACCCCCGAAGAAACCCGCCTGTACCAGCAGTTCCAGCGTGATTTTGCGGTGTACCAGAAAGGCATGGCCGACTCCTTCGCCCTGGCCCGGCGCGGCGACACTGCAGCCCTGCACAAGCTGGTGCTGGTGGACATGAAGCCGGTGGTCGACGGAACCGGCGCACAACTGGCCGAACTGGGCGACCTGTACGGCAAAGGCATCGAGCGTGAGGGCAACCTGTCGGCCGAACGCTACGAGCAGTCCCGTGCCATCGTCATCGGCGTGATCCTGCTGGCTGCACTATTCACCGTGGCGCTGGCCTGGCTGCTCACCCGCAGTATCGTGCAGCCCCTCAAAGACGCGGTACTGGCGGCCAAGCAGGTGGCCGAGGGCAACCTCAGCAACGCCATCGTCGCCAGCGGCAACGATGAAGTCAGCCAGTTGCAGCACTCGCTGGCCCAGATGCGCGACCGCCTGCGCGACACCTTGCGCGAAATCTCCGGCTCGTCCACTCAGTTGGCCGCCGCCTCCGAAGAGCTGCACGCGGTTACCGAAGAGGCCGGGCGCGGCATCACCCGCCAGCACGACGAAATCGAGCAGGCCGCCACCGCAGTCAACGAAATGAGCGCGGCAGTGGATGAGGTGGCGCGTAACGCCGTGTCCACGTCCGAAGCCTCGCGAGCTTCCACCCAATCGGCGCAACAGGGCCAGGCCCGGGTGTCGCAGACCATTGAGGCCATCAGCGACCTGGCCGAAGAAGTCACCGCCTCGGCGTCGCTGGTGGAGCAACTGGCCGAGCAGTCCCAGGAAGTGGGCAAAGTGCTGGACGTGATCCGCGCCATCGCCGAGCAGACCAACCTGCTGGCGCTTAACGCCGCCATCGAAGCCGCCCGTGCCGGCGAGTCCGGGCGCGGCTTTGCCGTGGTCGCCGACGAGGTACGCGCACTGGCGCACCGCACGCAGAACTCCACCCAGGAAATCGAGCAGATGGTCACCCTGATGCGCACCGGCGCCAGCCAGGCGCTGAGCGCCATGCAAACCAGCAGCAGCCGGGCGCGCAACACCCAGGAACTGGCCCAGAGCGCCGGGCACGCCCTGCAGGAAATCACCTCGGGGATCAGCGAGATGTACGAGCGCAACCTGGTCATCGCCAGCGCCGCCGAAGAGCAGGCCCAGGTGGCCCGCGAGGTGGACCGCAACCTCACCAACATCCGCGACCTGTCGGTGCAGAGCGCCACCGGGGCGCAGCAGACCAACGCCTCGAGCCAGGAGCTGTCGCGCCTGGCCAGCGGGCTGAACGGGTTGGTGAAGCGCTTCACGCTGTAG
- a CDS encoding GNAT family N-acetyltransferase produces MISLHSIAHLRDLPASTWDALVPEGQPFLRHAFLSAMEDSGSVTPNTGWAAEHLVLERDGQVRALLPAYRKWHSFGEYVFDHGWADACERASIAYYPKLLGAVPFSPVSGPRLLCDDPADGLLLLQAMPEYLVKGGLSGAHINFTDSALDDALASLPGWMERLGCQFHWQNRGYRDFQDFLDTLSSRKRKQMRKEREQVAGQGIDFTWYRGDELSEVQWDFVYLCYANTYAVRRRAPYLTREFFSLLAERMPEALRVVIARQHGREVAMALSLVGGGSLYGRYWGCLDEFDRLHFETCFYQGMDFAIAEGLQRFDAGAQGEHKLIRGFEPVITRSWHYLLHPGLRRAVEDFLAQEREGVRAYAEQACAALPYRKD; encoded by the coding sequence GTGATCAGCCTGCACAGCATTGCCCACCTGCGCGACCTGCCGGCCAGCACCTGGGATGCCCTGGTGCCCGAGGGCCAGCCGTTTTTGCGCCATGCTTTCCTCAGCGCCATGGAGGACAGTGGCAGCGTCACCCCGAATACCGGCTGGGCGGCCGAACACCTGGTGCTGGAGCGTGACGGCCAGGTGCGTGCGTTGCTGCCGGCCTACCGCAAATGGCATTCGTTCGGCGAGTACGTGTTCGACCATGGCTGGGCCGACGCCTGCGAGCGCGCCAGCATCGCCTACTACCCCAAGCTGCTGGGGGCGGTGCCGTTCAGCCCGGTCAGCGGGCCACGCCTGCTGTGCGACGACCCTGCCGACGGCCTGTTGCTGTTGCAGGCAATGCCTGAATACCTGGTTAAGGGCGGGTTGTCCGGCGCCCATATCAACTTTACCGACAGCGCACTGGATGACGCCCTCGCCAGCCTGCCTGGCTGGATGGAGCGGCTGGGCTGCCAGTTCCATTGGCAAAACCGCGGCTACCGGGACTTTCAGGATTTTCTCGACACCCTCAGTTCGCGCAAGCGCAAGCAGATGCGCAAGGAGCGCGAGCAGGTGGCTGGGCAGGGCATCGACTTCACCTGGTACCGTGGCGATGAGCTGAGCGAGGTGCAGTGGGACTTCGTTTACCTGTGTTACGCCAACACCTATGCCGTACGCCGCCGCGCGCCCTACCTCACCCGCGAGTTCTTCAGCCTGCTGGCCGAGCGCATGCCCGAGGCGCTGCGGGTGGTGATTGCGCGCCAGCACGGGCGCGAGGTGGCCATGGCCTTGAGCCTGGTGGGCGGAGGCAGTTTGTATGGGCGCTACTGGGGCTGCCTGGACGAATTCGACCGGCTGCATTTTGAAACCTGCTTCTACCAGGGCATGGACTTTGCCATCGCCGAGGGGCTGCAGCGCTTTGACGCCGGGGCGCAGGGCGAGCACAAGCTGATCCGCGGGTTTGAGCCGGTGATCACGCGGTCGTGGCATTACCTGCTGCACCCGGGGCTGCGCCGGGCGGTGGAGGATTTTCTGGCGCAGGAGCGGGAGGGGGTGCGGGCGTATGCCGAGCAGGCGTGCGCGGCGTTGCCCTATCGCAAGGATTGA
- a CDS encoding putative porin, translating into MRLVSTLTGVSLTGMMLALSTPASAAVDAKLLEMLRANGSINQAQYNELQGDLAAETKEKAAQKAQSDRMSSFEQKVAWAAKTQIKGDVRLRYEDVNVDDPIARSNNQDRQRVRARVGFYSEINPQVDAGVRIATGGSSGDRRSTNVSLENYFDKKNLWVDMAYLDWHPTAFPNLHIIGGKMAQPWVSMGDIIWDSDINPEGVALTYKTNLGPAEVFGSAGQYTLQDNVDGDGVQYKHDAQLYHAQLGAKFNAADTVKVTVGGSIYGYDNDKESTLLRSLGNTTNEFNLVEGFGQIDFTGFAIPLSAYGQMVKNTESTDGKDKAWLAGVKTKLGAWSLDYNYRDVQRNAVVSLFTDSDFGNGFTGSRGHKFKVGYEIDKNFSLGAAYLMAKTDYSNLPNSDADVDTLQLDLEAKF; encoded by the coding sequence ATGCGTCTTGTTTCCACACTTACCGGAGTGAGCCTCACCGGCATGATGCTGGCTCTGAGTACTCCGGCCAGTGCCGCGGTCGACGCCAAGCTGCTCGAAATGCTCCGCGCCAACGGCTCGATCAACCAGGCGCAGTACAACGAACTGCAAGGCGACCTGGCAGCAGAAACCAAGGAAAAGGCCGCTCAAAAAGCTCAGTCCGATCGCATGAGCTCCTTCGAACAGAAAGTGGCATGGGCTGCCAAGACCCAGATCAAGGGTGATGTGCGCCTGCGTTACGAAGACGTCAACGTCGATGACCCGATTGCCCGCAGCAACAACCAGGACCGTCAGCGCGTACGTGCCCGTGTTGGTTTCTACAGCGAGATCAACCCGCAAGTAGACGCTGGCGTTCGTATCGCCACTGGCGGCAGCAGCGGTGATCGTCGCTCCACCAACGTGAGCCTGGAAAACTACTTCGACAAGAAGAACCTGTGGGTCGACATGGCCTACCTGGACTGGCACCCGACCGCCTTCCCCAACCTGCACATCATCGGCGGCAAGATGGCGCAGCCATGGGTGAGCATGGGCGACATCATCTGGGATAGCGACATCAACCCAGAAGGCGTGGCGCTCACCTACAAGACCAACCTGGGCCCAGCCGAAGTATTCGGTAGCGCCGGTCAGTACACCCTGCAGGACAACGTCGACGGCGACGGCGTGCAGTACAAGCACGACGCACAGCTGTACCACGCTCAGTTGGGCGCCAAGTTCAACGCCGCCGACACTGTGAAAGTCACCGTCGGCGGCAGCATCTACGGCTACGACAACGACAAGGAATCGACCCTGCTGCGTTCGCTGGGTAACACCACCAACGAATTCAACCTGGTTGAAGGCTTCGGTCAGATCGACTTCACCGGCTTCGCCATCCCGCTGTCGGCCTACGGCCAGATGGTCAAGAACACCGAGAGCACCGATGGCAAGGACAAAGCCTGGCTGGCAGGTGTGAAGACCAAGCTCGGCGCCTGGAGCCTGGATTACAACTACCGCGACGTGCAGCGTAACGCTGTGGTGAGCCTGTTCACCGACTCCGACTTCGGCAACGGTTTCACCGGTTCGCGCGGTCACAAGTTCAAGGTCGGTTACGAAATCGACAAGAACTTCTCGTTGGGCGCGGCCTACCTGATGGCCAAGACCGACTACTCCAACCTGCCGAACAGCGATGCCGACGTCGACACGCTGCAGCTGGATCTGGAAGCCAAGTTCTAA